Below is a genomic region from Neisseria arctica.
AAGAATATGGAAATTTTATGGCAGGTATTTCTTATCAGCAGCAACTAGCAGAAAAAAAAGAATATATTCGAAAATTATTTGAGGATTTGGCAACTCCCGAATTGGAGGTGTTTGAATCACCCTCAAAATACTATCGTATGCGTGCAGAATTCAGAGTATGGCACGAGGGGGAGGTGTGTTTCTATGCGATGTTTGAACCGGGTAAGAAAGCGGGCGGCGCATCTTTAATCCGTTGCGATCAATTTGATACCGCACACAGCAGTATTAATGACATGATGCCTAGGCTGATGGCTGCTGTGACTGATAATCCTGTACTGAAAAATCGTTGGTATGCGGTCGAGTTTTTAGCCACTTTAAGTGGCGAAATGCTGCTTACGATGATTTACCATAAAAAGCTTGATGAAGAATGGCAAGCAGCCGCTCGGGCTTTGCAAGAAGAGCTTGGTATATGGATTATCGGCCGAAGCAGAGGGCAAAAAGTAATCTTAACTCAAGATTTTGTTACCGAGCGTCTGCAAGTGGGAGAGCGCGTATTTGTTTATCGTCAGCTGGAAGGCGGTTTTACGCAACCGAATGCGGAAGTATGTCAAAAAATGCTGGCATGGGCTTGTGATTGTGCCGAAGGCTTGGGTGGCGATATGCTGGAGCTTTATTGTGGAAACGGTAATTTCACTTTGCCTTTGGCAACCCGATTCAAGCATGTATTGGCAACCGAAGTGTCGAAAACTTCGGTAAATGCGGCCTTATGGAATATTCAGGCCAATGATTGCGATAATGTGCAGATCGTAAGGCTTTCTGCCGAAGAGTTTACCGAGGCGTATACGGGCAACCGTGCATTCCGCCGGTTGCAGGAACAAGGTATCGCATTAGCTGATTATGAGTTTTCAACGATTTTTGTTGATCCGCCGAGAGCCGGTGTGGATGATGAAACTTTAAAATTGGTCGCACAATTTGAGAATGTGATTTATATATCCTGCAATCCTGAAACCTTGCATGATAATTTGGTGAAACTGAATGCTACGCATACTATCGAACGCATGGCTTTATTTGATCAGTTTCCGTTTACCCACCATATTGAAAGCGGCGTGTTGCTGAAAAAGCGTTAAAATTAATATTATATTTTAATGAACAATGCCGTCTGAATTTTCAGACGGCATTGTTTTCATGCAAGATACTTTTTATGAGGATGATTTGTCATCGGCCTTACGCGCCCAATATGAAGCCAGCAGAGAGCCGGAAATATTATGCCATACGCTGAATAAGGCACTGGGAACTGCTGCCAGAGGGGTGAAATAGGCTGCAGCCAGTGCGGCGCCCAAGCCTGAGTTTTGCATGCCGACTTCAATGGAAAGGGTTTTCTGGGCATCGTAAGGTAATTTGCACAGCTTTGCGGTTAAAAAACCGAGCAGGTAACCGATACCGTTATGTAATACTACCACGGCAAAAATCAATAAGCCGCTTTCGATAATTTTAGGCTTACTGGCGCCGATAATTGCACCGATAATCAAAACGATAGAAAGCACCGAAACCAAAGGAAGCAAGCCGTTGGCGGCTTCTGTTTGTTTTTTCAGAAGCATATGTGCCAAAAGCCCTAAAACAATAGGCAGCAATACGATTTGGAGAATCGATACAAACATAGATGTGGCTGAAATTTCCAGCCATTGATTAGCTAATAAGTAAAACACCGCAGGTGTCAATATCGGAGCCAATAATGTGGAAACCGAAGTAACGGCTACCGAAAGCGCCACATTACCGCGTGCCAAATAGGTAATTACGTTAGAAGCGGTACCGCCGGGACAAGAACCAACCAAAATCACCCCGATAGCAATTTCTGCAGGCAGATCCAGACCTACCGCAAGTGCATAAGCCACCAACGGCATGATTATGAATTGGGCAGCTACGCCGATTAAAACAGCTTTGGGGTGTTGGCCGAGAATTTTGAAGTCGGCAGGAGAGAGCGTCATGCCCATACCAAACATAATAATGCCCAATAGCCACGGAATATAAGGTAAAGCCCATTTAAATGTTTCTGGAAAGAGGAAACCGATTAAAGCAAATAAAGCGGCCCATACTGCAAAAGTGCGGCCGACAAACTGACTGAATTTCAATAAAGCATTCATAAAAACGATAAATAAAATAAAAGAAAAGGCGTAGCTTACGCCGAATCGGGCAATTATAAAAGCATTGGATATATACCAATTTGGTGAAAATGGAGTGAAAGCGTAAAATATTGCCCCTAAAATATTAGGGTATGAATTATGACGCAAAAAGTAATTATCAGCGGCCATAGCAGTGGATTAGGTAAGGCATTGGCTACTTATTATGCGGAAAAAGGCGCGGCTGTCTTGGGTATTGCCCGCAGAAAATCAGCAGATTTGATGGAAAATATACAGCAAATCAGTTTGGATTTAAGTGATACGGCGGCTTTGCAAAATTTTTGCCGACAACCCGTATTGGCGGAATTTACCGCAAATGCGTCCGAAGTCATTTTGATTAATAATGCGG
It encodes:
- the trmA gene encoding tRNA (uridine(54)-C5)-methyltransferase TrmA; the encoded protein is MAGISYQQQLAEKKEYIRKLFEDLATPELEVFESPSKYYRMRAEFRVWHEGEVCFYAMFEPGKKAGGASLIRCDQFDTAHSSINDMMPRLMAAVTDNPVLKNRWYAVEFLATLSGEMLLTMIYHKKLDEEWQAAARALQEELGIWIIGRSRGQKVILTQDFVTERLQVGERVFVYRQLEGGFTQPNAEVCQKMLAWACDCAEGLGGDMLELYCGNGNFTLPLATRFKHVLATEVSKTSVNAALWNIQANDCDNVQIVRLSAEEFTEAYTGNRAFRRLQEQGIALADYEFSTIFVDPPRAGVDDETLKLVAQFENVIYISCNPETLHDNLVKLNATHTIERMALFDQFPFTHHIESGVLLKKR
- a CDS encoding bile acid:sodium symporter family protein is translated as MNALLKFSQFVGRTFAVWAALFALIGFLFPETFKWALPYIPWLLGIIMFGMGMTLSPADFKILGQHPKAVLIGVAAQFIIMPLVAYALAVGLDLPAEIAIGVILVGSCPGGTASNVITYLARGNVALSVAVTSVSTLLAPILTPAVFYLLANQWLEISATSMFVSILQIVLLPIVLGLLAHMLLKKQTEAANGLLPLVSVLSIVLIIGAIIGASKPKIIESGLLIFAVVVLHNGIGYLLGFLTAKLCKLPYDAQKTLSIEVGMQNSGLGAALAAAYFTPLAAVPSALFSVWHNISGSLLASYWARKADDKSSS